Below is a window of Electrophorus electricus isolate fEleEle1 chromosome 1, fEleEle1.pri, whole genome shotgun sequence DNA.
ATAGTACTGCATCCTGATTAAATTAGGAGTGAAAGTGTGCTATTAGGGAGTGAAGAGAACAACTTAACTGTATTAGTGATATGGCAGATATCTATGAATAATGGAGAGATCATatttgtgtgttcctgtttgtgtgtacttgtttgtgtgtgcatttgtgtctacatatttatatatgcatttgtgtgtgcttattaGGATAATGTCCCAGATTTTGCAGCAGCAGATAGGAAATGTTACTTTAGATAGAACATTCAAGATCTGTAATGAGACAGGACTGCCTGCTCAGTGACCCACACTAATAGAATTTGAGCTGACTAATTAGATGGTGTAATTGGAAAGCAATTTCAAGAGATTAATTAGCCTTCACTCTCAGTGAAGGAGCATtttgtaatttgaaaatgaagaCTTCCTGTTCCATATTTATGAGATTAATTATAAGAATCTGTTTCTTCTCATGTGATATCTAACACAGTAAACATAAACTGACTTAAAGATGTATGACTCAGTGGCATCCCGCACCCGTGTTTCTATCTTATTTCCCTGTCACTCATTATACTTTTTTATAACTATTGTTCATACTGTAACTGATGTCTTTGATACATTGCTCCAAAAAATACAGTTCAACTGACATATTCtctaatatatttataaaatactaCCTGTAAAAAGAGCTGTATGTGCTGTGCCCCGTGCCTGCTGTCCTGACCTTCAGATCATGTTTAATCATGGCTTGATTATTGAGCAGGTTAGCATTTCAGTAGGTCTTTTCCAATAGGTCAAAGCTAAAGGGCAGATGGATGGCTTTGGTGTAGGCATATTGATTTGGCTACATTTCTGGCCAGATATGCTAGATTGTAATTTAGCAGTGAAGTGGTAGATCAGCTAATGAGCCTACAAAATCTCATATAAATGTCAGAGTTTCTCTACAATGTCCTGTTAAAGGCTACAAACCACCAGCATCCAACTGTACAAACCATAGTTTATTGAAAATGCAACTTAACTGCAATCTTATACTAGAATTGttctcattttattattaatcacCAACTGTAAACATGCGCCACATTTTGATTGCAAAGACTGTTTTACCTGCCTGCATTTATCCAATAATGTATCATGAAAGTGTTATTTGTGTAATCTAAATTAAATGCAATGTTAAGTTTCACGCCATATGTTTCTGCCAGAAATCTTAAAGTAACACTCTAGGGTTGTTCCCTATTTTTTCCCTGGTCTGGGGTTAGGAGTGACTCATGTAAATTTATCTCAACTGCAAGATTCTTGTCCTCTCAAGTCCTGAGAGACAGAGTCCTGTCGCACATCTAGCAGTGTTATGACTCTAAGTAGCCATCCCAGAGTAACTTTATGGTAATTTGAGCAATTAGTATATTTTTATGGCAGAAAGCAAGTACTGAAATCTATTTTTGGGATTTGTTCAACATTGGCAGAGAGGCTCATTATAAAGTACAAACTGTATGTCCGTAAACATTAGatataacactttttttaaCATCATATTGATGTGCATTTAATTTGCTATTAGTTCACAAAATGAACTAATCTTGTGTCCATTTTAAGACATATTTCAAAGATTCTCTTAATGTATTgtatgaacatttaaataatcttGATACACTGATTATCTAGCAAATTAAACAAGCCCCTTTCCTATGTGTGTTCACAGGAACTTGTACTATATCACACTACTGCGTGATCCTGTGTCCCGCTACCTCAGTGAGTGGAAGCATGTCCAGCGGGGTGCCACCTGGAAGACGGCAATCCACATGTGTGATGGGCGTCCACCCACGCCTGCCGAACTGCCAGCGTGCTATAACGGCGCGGACTGGACGGGGGTGTCCCTGGCCGAGTTCATGGCGTGCCCCTCCAACCTGGCGAGCAACCGTCAGACGCGTATGCTGGCCGACCTGAGCCTGGTCGGCTGCTACAACCTGTCGTCCATGAGCACGGCGCGTCGGGCCGAGCTCCTGCTGGGCAGTGCCAAGCGCAATCTGCGCCGTATGGCCTTCTTCGGTTTAACTGAATTCCAGCGCAAGACGCAGCTCCTGTTTGAGTGCACGTTTGGCTTGCGCTTCATGGAGCCTTTCACGCAGCTGAACAGCACGCGGGCTGGcgcggtgggggtggggcttgccGTACGCCGCTACATCGAGCACCTCAATGCGCTGGATGTGCAGCTGTATGAGTATGCGCGCGAGCTTTTCGTGTGGCGGGTGCAGCGCTGTCGGCGCAGGCTCAGGGAGAGGCGGCGGGAGCAGCGGCGTGCCAGGAGGGAGCAGAGGGTCTCAAGGGCCAGGCAGTGTGAGAAGGTGGGTGAGAGCAAGAAGGAAGGAGGAAAGCcagaaggacagagtgaggaggagaggacggGTGTTACAGAGGACTACAGTGGTAAGGTGGTGCGGTGGTGAAGGTGTCCCCCTGCACACGTATGGGAGCTGTTTTATTCCCCATCTACCACTCCGCCTCTATACCCAGGAGGTCTATTACAGCAGTGCTGCATGAGCAGTGCTGGTACTTTCAAGCAAAGGGAGATAGAGCCTAATGTGCTTCTTTATGTAACGTCTTAACCTCCCATGCTACAGCCTGTGCAGCTTTCCAAAGGAATGGGATGTGTTCGTAATGGAACGAATACGACGCAATAATGACTTGCTCATATACACTATAGTGCTGCATAAGATACTGAACCATGAACAGGTCTGAgcacttcttcttttttttctttttttttctttcctttttttttctttttttgagggGGAGCTCTGAAATTGCAACGTATTGAGATGGGGGCGGAGACGGAATTTAAGACAGTAAGCACTTATCATTGCAAATTGTTGTTATCTAAGTGTACttaataagtaaaataaaaagatataaTCCACATCAATGATATAGAGGAGCTGGGCAGTGGTACAGTATATGTATTCTACTACATAAATGGATTCCTTTGTTATCCACAGAATAAATACAAAGTGACAAAATGTCCTGGGATTTGCCCTGCTGCCTTAGGAAcacaattaattataaaatgctACTGTAATCCAATAGTGTGAATGAGAAATTTAGACACAAATTATGTACCCTGCAGAGCAAGTATTTAATTCATTGTAATTGTcacagtaccccccccccccccccgtctcctCGtttgtgttcgtcaatgtggccacgccctccttgtgtctcacacctgcccCTCATTGTGTCGTTTACGTGTTTATTTTGTCGGTTTTTGACTCCgttagtgtgcgtgtttgagtgttgtatgttgtatgttaAATAAACGTATGCTTGTGTTTCACGCGACTCGTCCCGGCATCCTGCCTAAAACCTCCACCGTTACAGTAATGTACCTTTAATTAATCTGTTGTGCGAATGACATGCATTATAACTTTTCTCAGTGTACATGTGACTGttcaaaggaaaacaaacatttacctATAAATAGATTACATGGCCAAATTAATACCAGAAGTATTACTCTTAATCCAGTAAGAGGACACAGCTGACAGAGAAGAAAGTTCTTATCTTGTATCTACTGCTCTGCTTCCACTTTCAAACTTATCAGCAAGCATATAGTCACTCCAGCATAGGAAAGACAAGGATCAAAACACTCTTCTACTTGAGGATCCATTTGCAGCTGATGTAATCGTTACTGCTAAGGCATAATATAGTCTACATCAGATACAGAAAGTGGTTGAAGTTCATGTGAAAATTGTTCTTATGCTTCTGTTATGTTGCTGCAGTATTCTCTGTTGTGGGCTTGTGGAGTGAAGAAGGGTCACTTATGTGAATAAGGGTCGACATGAATGTGCATGGTTTTTATGAGTCACAATACAGCATGCTGCACTTAAAAATGGCAATGGTCTTATACAACTGAATTCACTGTTATGAGTCATCCGCAGCTTTTTAGACCAAGGTGCCTCCGACGAGGTGAAGGTTGACTAATTTCAATTTCATCTGAAAGAAACTGAGacctccccctcccacactctAGGGCAGAGAGAGGTATTAAAGATAGCGTTCGTATTGgtgtgcatatatttttgtttttgcccaGCGGTTCGGCCCACTCAAAAGCGTAAATGCGTTGCTTAGAAGACTGTAAAAGGCTTGTGACGTAACAGCAGCCGACCTGCGCCACGAGAGGGGGCCGTTGTACTTTTATGTCGAGTTTGAAGGGTCGTTTCAAGCGGTCAGATAAGGAACTTGCCGTGTGTATCACGAAAATGTTCGTTTTGCATGCCAGTGCCTGTGGGTTTTAAGGAAATCCATGTATTAAGTTTATTTTAACTTGTTAAAAGTTACTAATCATTACAGTCAGCGTTCCTTGAATATCTGTGTGTAATGGAGTTTGGGCCGACAACTGAATTGAGCGAGTGCACTCTGAGCATATCAGCACTAACATTTAATACACAACTTGTGTTTAACAATTATCTAGTATTTTAAACTGACTTGCAGCACGTTTTGTTTGGAATTTATAAGGTTCGTTCCGCCGTCCCATTGTGTTACGGGTGTAGCTATCTGTCCACACTGGTCGCAGTGGCGACAGCTGTAGTTTCAAACATCCTGAGTACAGTTACACAACTTCAAAAGCAGCAACCAATTTGTAATAAACAAGGCTCCACAGCCAGGATAGAATAACAGTAATTTCAGTGGACACAAAGCCATGCCTCGCACAAGTAAACTAATTTGGGATTTAAGGGATCGCTCACTCGGCTTGGATGAAAGAACTAATTTTGTGCGAGCTGGTTACACAGGTAAGAAAACGCTGTTTTGTAGTCATTCTGTTTTTATCTTTACAGTACCTAGCTATTTAAGGCtattttttctcatttctaGCTGgctgaatttattttattcatgtactTTCTATAGGCACACGAGAATTTGTCCAAAGGCTAAAACTTGAATCTTCTTTAACTGTCCATGGTGGCTGTGTGAGTAGTCAGTAATAAACTTAACGAGGGATTCAATCTGCATAAAGGGATATAAAGTATTCTTGTCTTTTTCCCAGGTAAATACAATCTGCTGGAATGATACAGGTGAATACCTCCTATCAGGATCAGATGACACCAATCTTGTCATCACAAACCCCTATACTAGGAAGGTAAAAGTAGTTTTATAAAATCATCTTCCTCTGATGTTGTAATATGCCAGCCTTATACTTTCTGTATTTGATAGGTGCTAGTTGCTGCTCCCTCGCAGCATCGATCGAACATCTACAGTGCCAAATTCATGCCAGAGTCCTGTGACCACTGGATTGTGTCCTCAGCCGGAGATGGAAATATCCACTATACCAACATCAGCCGGAGCCCTGACATCACTCGGTACAAATTTACCTGTCACCACGGAACTGTATACAAGGTATATCATCATTCCAAAGAATTTATAGCCCATGGAGCATTGGATGCTGTGTTATAGAGATATCTGTCAGTTGTGCAGATATCTCAGAGGAGCTTAGTAGTGGCTCTCATTACAGTGACTTTTTACATTACCTTTTCGCATGGAGGTAGTGTACTGCTAGTCTCTGATAGTTGATTTTCTGTTTGGATCCAATTTTTACAGATTCTAACAGTGCCAAATGACCCATATACGTTTCTCTCATGTGGAGAGGATGGAACTGTCCGATGGTTTGATGTCAGGTTGAAAAGGGAATGCAGCAAAAGCAGATGCAAAGAGGTaaagaatgcattttaaatgcagtCGTCCGTGTGCTAATTCAATATTTTCATACAGGGCGTTCTGttccactgtgttcattattttccTGTTGTTTTGCTTCAGGATATTCTGATAAACTGCCGTAGGGCGGTCAGCTCTATGGCCATCTCCCCTGCTGAGCCCTATTGCCTTGCTCTGGGCTGCTCTGATAGCTCAGTACGCATCTATGACAGAAGGATGCTGGGCACCATCACTACAGGTGTGACAAAAGATCTCTGAAGGTCAATGAAATAGTTTGTTGAGCTCATGGGTATTGGATGTAGAGGTTACTTTCAGAGAGCAGAAAAATATGATAAAGGTAATCCTAATCCTTATGAGACCATGTTCTAAGTATTTAGCAGTCTTCATTCTTCTTTGATATGAACCAGGGAGCTTCTCCAGTGGTGGAGCTACAGGTATCTGCCTACGCTTTGTGCCTCCTCATCTGATTGGCAGGTCATGCCGTGTGACCTCACTGAGCTACAGCACTGATGGGAAAGAGGTGCTTGCCAGCTACTCGTCAGATTACATCTACCTTTTCGACCCCAAGAATGACCAGGCTTCTAAATTAAAAGAACTGGCTGAGTCCAAGAGAAAGGAGGTGAGGTTAAGGAAGAGAATTGGCTAGAGTGATAGTTTTCTGCAAGTCTCAAAAAGCCCAAAACGTATAACTAAACATGGTGGGTGGGATTTGCTTTTGGGGTGTAAACTTTCAAGCAGTGAAaagtttaaaacatattttgggTTCTGGTAAAAGTCCAACAACAATAGAACTGCAGATGGAGAAGTTGCCTACTGCTTGATAGTTGAGACTAGACAATAGCTCAGTAGTCCGACAGATGCTAGCAAAGATGATGTAACTGGGCTTAGtttacttcatttaaaaatggtcTTTGCTGAGTCTTTTTTCACAAGTTATATTGAGAATATGAATTATTCCATTGCACAATCTTATATCATTGGTACTAAACTGTATAATGTCAATATTCAGACCTAAATTTTGCTGATGGGGACCAGTTCAAATTTTGCTGTGGAACAAAATGTGCCGATGGCACATGATATTGTTTTCCCAGCAGGCTTAACGTATTCTAAGATGTGTGTCAGAGTGGAGAGCTTGGATGCCTTTCCCAAAACAGCTTTCAATGCAGGCAGCTAGCTACTGTAGACATAAATAAACCAGAACTGGCTGCTACCAGCACAGTAGTCTTTAGAGCAAGTTTGACTTATTCACCAAGCACTGCTCTGTTATTTGATTTACTGTAACCCAAATATGGGGATAGATGTTTGAGAATCCTAGAAAAAAGAATGCATTTGTACCTGAGCACTGATAATActataaataatctttttttgtcCCTCTGTCTGACAATTTTTCCCATAGACCTGCTGCCATTTTGGCCAATTTCAAGCTAAAACCGCCAAACTTTCTGTGGATGATCAGGGGATTCACAGAAATTATTTCTCCACTTTTCACACCTCTATCACTCATTTATCCATTCTGTTTCATCCCTCATTACTCCTCCTGTTTCAATGATAGAACCACTAAATTTGATATACTTAGGCCCAATTGCCAAATTGCATTTCATACTGACTGCACTCATCTGTCTCTGCCTGCTGTCCTTTGTTTTATCCCTCCATCCTTCCATTAGATCCTACTGATTTTATAACTCACTTAATTTTCAAGCTATTGCCATCAAACCTGGTTATTACTCAGCAGCTGATCCAAAGCTGGAAACTACTTTTTATGCTGATGGCCctcatctgtctctcacttcttcccttttttccatccttccatcttccaactgaaaataattttaaaagtctTGTCATTTGTAATAGAGATTTATCAAGCTTATATTCAGTTTGTGTGTACTTCATACTGAAGGTTATATTGATTGGCTGTTAACATATTCATAGTTTTTATGCTGTTAAAGCTCAAAGTTTGTTTACAAACCTTTTTCTACTTTATGATTTATTAGACCTATGTTGCCAAATGTAAAGCTAACTGAGGATACCACTGAAAAGTTAACTGAGAGGCAGCACTGGAAATAGGGCTATTTCTGTTATCTATGTGGTCACTGACAAATCGTTGATGATGTTACCCATAGCAGCATCAACCATTTGTGAAGCGATTGAGACTGAGAGGTGATTGGTCAGACACTGGACCTAGGGCCCGCCCTGAAAGTGAGAGGGAACGAGATGGTAAGTGGTAATACTTCAACTAATAATTCAcctgcacacaaatacacaaacaaatcaaaatgtgGAATTGGCTTTCTGGTGTGTTCTTGAGCAATTTGCCATAAAGTTAGAAttttgaacaacaaaaaaaaaccaaacaaaattgTTATACCCAAAAATATCCACTGATGCAAGTTTCATtagaaaaattataaaatttaaaatacttttgatTGAGCTTGTGTAAATTCATCtctcatttccatttttctccAAATTCTTTCCCACATTAGAATTTACCACAATAAATCTCTCCCATAGTCCTTCTGCAATTGCGTATATCCAGTGTGTTTTAGAACAACTTGGTTTTCTTAAAATGGTTGATATGACAAGGTATCAGTCAGTGTGACTCTGCTCCCTTCAGGAGAGTCCAATTCAAATGTGTCACTGATGCAGAGGATGTCAAGCATGTTATCTCGTTGGTTTGAAGAAGCCAGCCAGGCTCAGAGCAGCAGGGCCCGCTCACGCACAAGTGGTAAGCCTTCCCACAGCTGGGCTTTTTCCTGCACTTGTCATGCTATACCAAAGGCCACACACAGTATCTGTATATCCACAACTAAGCTATCATCAATTGAAAGGTTTTCCACAGGTGCAGTCCACACCTTGTACATCAAACGCTAGGCCTGTGTGATGTtgttgtgggtttgttttttaggGGCAGTTGCTCAGTCAGCTGGTAGCAGCATGGTTTTTGCTGCAGCTCAGGCAGTGTCCAGTGCTGAGGGTCGTGCCCAGGGCCAGGCTACCCGAGACCCCATATCTTTCCATACCTCTGGTGCAATCGTAGGCTCCTCCTCCTTATCAAGCCCCACCTTATCTCGTACTGCTCAGTATTATGGTGAGTTCCACTTCATTTCACACATATGGAACAAGTAGGGTTTTATGGAGTTACCCAAATTCACATTTCAAGTTTTTTTATTAGCTGTAAATGTTCAGTATTGTAGTGTGACTTTCACTGTGAGAGGATATGTAGAAttggcatttatttaaataatgtctaattcattaattttgtAATAACATGTTCAGCCTCCCCTTGCCTCTTAAAACGTATTTGGATACTTTGTATGCATTCTAgtgtatgtttttaaacaaataataactCATTGTAGCATCTCATTATTTTGATTTCTTAGTAGCTAGATTGTCTTTCCTGGTAGTGAAAACATATAGTcaaagtaaaatttatttatatagcgatttttacaacagctgttatcataaagcagctttacacatgtcagagtccaagcccccagtgagaaagccaagggcaacagtggcaaggaaaaactctatagagcatgaggaagaaaccttgagagactCAAGGGGGGGTGGGTCCTCCTCCTCTTGCCGACAATGGACaccacaatagcaacaatacaaacaaaaggagcagaataagtggggggggggggaagagaaataacaaaaatgtaaaaataagcaTTCAACATCTATtccggttttctagaagtcctagtctagTCTCGACGGTGTACGTGTCTGAAACCCGTCCCGCATgaaacgtccatcaagggcaacagagaagtagttggctggggtggaggagTGATGGGCCACCACAGGGGGGCATAAGGAAGTGGTGGGagttgccatggcagctgagatgggttgaggctcagtaagaacatataataaaatgttgtgTTCTACGGTGTCAAAtactgcactcagatcaagcaatataagcaaagaaacataaccctggttatttacatttacatttgcagcatttagcagatgctcttatccagagtgacttagaaaagtgctttgtcatttactcatagaatacatcctattAGGTTAGAGTCCAGTAGGTTAATGTTGATATACAaagatcaatgctgatgcctagaagtgcaaatacataagctctatcttagacaagTGCGATAAACAAGAGTTCTAGAGTTTGTGAGTCAACAAAGGCGctgtcaacatcagtgcaataaacaataccctacaatatatgttagtcaacataggagcagggtcagtggtcatttaaatattccacaaataggtgggtcttcagtctgcgtttgaagactacaagggactctgctgtccagacagcagaagttcgttccaccatctaggagctaGGACAGAGAATAGTTTTGATGCATGTCTTctatgagacttgaagcatggtatttcaagccaagccgtacttgaggttcaaagtactcagGATAAGGATTGGGCAGAAGGCAATAACAGGTCGTTaaatactttaatcagtgctttcACTGTGccatgatgaggcctaaaccctgactgaaaggcTTCATATATCTGGTTCTAATTCAGGTATGACCTTAGCTGATGAGCTACAGATTTTTtgaggatcttggaaataaatgaaatgtttgagATCTGCCTATAGTTTAACAACTGACATGAGttgaatttgaatgttttagGTACGTAGCCAATGTGCAAGTAGCAAcattggcttggttgttctgatctctcaGTAGCTACCCAATGTCAcattaatactctgaatgttatctctaatgtgcttaattttttcattgaaaaaaattcatgaactcattactactaaGTGATaatgtaatctgagcattgttgtcagttttattcctagttagatgtgcaattgtgcTAAATAGATATCTaggattgtttttgttattttctattaagGTCGAGAGAGAAACTGTTCGAgcagtaataagtgcctttctatacttgagaaggctctccttccacgCGAGCaggaagactacaagtttagtgtggcacCATCTACATTCTAACTTTTGAgagttctgttttaaattgtgaatgtaatTATACAAAGATACTAACTTTTGTCCCTATATAGAATATGAACAAATTAAACAGTTGCAAGGGTGTTTGGGTTGATCCAAGACATTGTATTACTAAACATGCTGTGTTGATCAGACTGATCTAGGAAGCAAAATGATGATTTCTGAAACAAAGTTCCAGCCCTGTGTCTCATTTTCTTCAGATGTATCCTGTCTCATAGAGAGTGGCTGCACAGCACCCTCTGTGTGATCATTCTTAACCAACAAACCTTTAATCAATAGTGAATCAGTTTCACTGTTCTCTTTTGAATTACACGAAGTCACACTCTGTTAAATAAAAGTGCAGTGCagctaaataaatcaataaataaatcaggatAAGGGTGCAAAGAGTTTACCTTCCTTCAGTGGAAATAAAGGGGTTCTTTCTTTAATGAACTCATTTTTGAGCAGTATTGTTACTCTACAATTTGAAAGCCACAAATTAATAAACTGTTTAAGACTTGTAAAAACCATAGATTGATAACTCATCAATTGTATGTCAGAGGTGAGTTCTTCCTTGGGTGAGGTGCCTCCCTCAGTGTAGAGGAAACCACTACCAGTATTAACAAACTAGACTTCACATGGCAGCTGTAAGTGAAGTTCactttggaatgtgtgtgtgtgtggatggggagGCTTGGCGACTGTGGTTTTCATGTATGTGTTTAACTGGGCGTGGCATAAGTAGGAACGAATCAGGGCCATGTTTTAAAGCCCAGAGCAGCAAGAGGCCCAGTATAAGATATAATCGGGGCTGCCCTGAGTACCGGGTTGAGCCTGTTATGTTAGGCCTCAAACCAGAACAGGCGAAGTAAGGAATCAAAGTTTATAACAATCAGTCTTAAATATGGTAGTCATAATTATACCTGACAAACTATACATGTGTTTGCACACTGGAACAGAAATGGAATGGCACAGTAGAGGCAGTGTAGAGGCTGAGAGGCAGTCCCGCACAGAGCTGAATGGAAGTGCAGCCATACTAGCGACAGGCTCTGATGACAGCAGTGATGAGACCGTGCAAGCCCCCTCCACTCATACCCTCAGAGGTTCGACTGAAAGGtattcacccctacacacacacatacacacgctcgctctctctctctctctctctctctctctctctatatatatatatatatatatatatatatatatatatatatatatatatatatatatatatatatataaaatatagggAGGGGGGGCACTATAACATGTAATACTAATAGTCAGATGGTCAATTAAACTGCCTCACATTGTTTAACTATATCTTTTTTCCACCCCAAAGATTTACCTTAAGGGGATCAGCTATAGGAGAACGGGTTCTCAGGTAAATATTCATGTtaaatactgtttgtgtgtgagtgtgtgcatgtgcatgtgtgagagcaAATAAGAATTGCTTTTCAGTGCCACATAAATAACAAAACCTGTCCATCTATATCCTGAACATCATAATAGTCAtggatttttttaatcatttatagATGTGTAACTGATAATAGCAGCAGGGTCTTAAAactcttgcttttttttttgctcacttAGAAATAATATTGCTCACTTAGAAATAATATTGAACCTGCAGCTTGGCTCCAagtttctaaaaatatttaatcattaaaacattttgtgtggTGTCGAGTAGGACTGCTGCCCTCTGTCTTCgctacacatttttaaatgttcatagcTCAACTTCCTCTGCCATCTTTCACTAATCTCTGTGGGAAACTCATTCATGATTAATGGCTCAAATTATTGACGTGCAGTTCCCTTTGGTGCCAGGAAGATGGCTTCCATATAAGAGCCTGTCTGGCTTTGTGCTTTGTAAGGTGGCTACTGTTGGAGTAATAGGTAGGTGAATTAGTCAGTGCATCCAGATGTATTTCCTGTATGTCTCTTTGGCTCTACAACTGGCTTAGGCGAACAGCAGCTGCCAGGATTCAGGAGATTTTTCGCAGGAGGAAGGAGCgaaaagagatggaggag
It encodes the following:
- the LOC113579884 gene encoding DDB1- and CUL4-associated factor 6-like isoform X4, with protein sequence MIQVLVAAPSQHRSNIYSAKFMPESCDHWIVSSAGDGNIHYTNISRSPDITRYKFTCHHGTVYKILTVPNDPYTFLSCGEDGTVRWFDVRLKRECSKSRCKEDILINCRRAVSSMAISPAEPYCLALGCSDSSVRIYDRRMLGTITTGSFSSGGATGICLRFVPPHLIGRSCRVTSLSYSTDGKEVLASYSSDYIYLFDPKNDQASKLKELAESKRKEQHQPFVKRLRLRGDWSDTGPRARPESERERDGESNSNVSLMQRMSSMLSRWFEEASQAQSSRARSRTSGAVAQSAGSSMVFAAAQAVSSAEGRAQGQATRDPISFHTSGAIVGSSSLSSPTLSRTAQYYEMEWHSRGSVEAERQSRTELNGSAAILATGSDDSSDETVQAPSTHTLRGSTERFTLRGSAIGERVLRRTAAARIQEIFRRRKERKEMEETEALSIKRPIAKLSFKGHRNSRTMIKEACFWGNNFVLSGSDCGHIFIWDRHTGEHVMLLEADNHVVNCLQPHPYEPLLASSGIDYDIKIWSPMEEFPSFDRVLTEEIVVRNELMLEENRTTITVPASFMLRMLASLSHIRADRFEGDPSEGSGQENED
- the LOC113579884 gene encoding DDB1- and CUL4-associated factor 6-like isoform X5, coding for MPESCDHWIVSSAGDGNIHYTNISRSPDITRYKFTCHHGTVYKILTVPNDPYTFLSCGEDGTVRWFDVRLKRECSKSRCKEDILINCRRAVSSMAISPAEPYCLALGCSDSSVRIYDRRMLGTITTGSFSSGGATGICLRFVPPHLIGRSCRVTSLSYSTDGKEVLASYSSDYIYLFDPKNDQASKLKELAESKRKEQHQPFVKRLRLRGDWSDTGPRARPESERERDGESNSNVSLMQRMSSMLSRWFEEASQAQSSRARSRTSGAVAQSAGSSMVFAAAQAVSSAEGRAQGQATRDPISFHTSGAIVGSSSLSSPTLSRTAQYYEMEWHSRGSVEAERQSRTELNGSAAILATGSDDSSDETVQAPSTHTLRGSTERFTLRGSAIGERVLRRTAAARIQEIFRRRKERKEMEETEALSIKRPIAKLSFKGHRNSRTMIKEACFWGNNFVLSGSDCGHIFIWDRHTGEHVMLLEADNHVVNCLQPHPYEPLLASSGIDYDIKIWSPMEEFPSFDRVLTEEIVVRNELMLEENRTTITVPASFMLRMLASLSHIRADRFEGDPSEGSGQENED